The Neodiprion fabricii isolate iyNeoFabr1 chromosome 4, iyNeoFabr1.1, whole genome shotgun sequence genome window below encodes:
- the LOC124180473 gene encoding calcineurin-binding protein cabin-1-like isoform X2, translated as MIKISALNEDSSEESEDEDVPTITKEAQEQIALTEYNKALDLLRQNRNEDALTLLKDLLDTELLDQVEKPEIPDGRPRPMLSLKYSCFKNIGAIQAQMGNYQDAIDNYWEATNLDDTDVMLWYKLGTLATKTYNLELACSSFKYGLKCNPNHWPSLDSIITVLYAVPDYMSCLLYISMALERDSSYIKGLAFRDKIFKDIPSFEECYKVYNSDWELDPSIDTEYDRVVGDKLLAEARDLAEKWSEACRPEFCLKPLPDLVLNKPIAELTWLNLGESLISMHSHITDNNCNFVSHIKLHIHQADTRGKDDGNATGANCIDVEPGGNEKQQNTESVINFVRIEETHNQIFEDKSIMLVDEDGDEVQALDSENDIQNDADHFDRKNDTPTSDLKDNIDTDMEVDMEDERKSSSSDIQIIEDEDPLKMLDPEDLQLEEPIVNKKSNQITSETETDLEKFSSSKCREQVVSSEDKSSEKEPLNEKLDEKLSHKSDGAATDKSLDKPSKTEDKSSEKTDDKEEGRKVKKRRRSSLCFLEQWAWSSGSMRRSARVRSSNRREAERDDVQLEESLKRIFPSTLLPDTVRLRKENPLKSMEDSMDTMDLYRLFACRENGSNTTEGSKSSESSKPGSPISNENQELYFGTDKEKADVAAFIAEHTEKSNLMIIMAKFTEFLCTKWNHVWPKGLPEVYLETYVFTRQHIPHPSPFNDDADDNILKLDAEMTLLYGELHTDRWLNNKPGILPSSTVDKMGTGLPSEELGQIIFTSVRDDLFNEQYVLFFFRVLWLKANLFLCQGDTDIVIESLESLLCHLKELQGKGDNMFLKLPNCKHNSYISVKSVEKMLISVQRGKKLREIQYLHEEKKYFELASILQDTFKFAKQQNKLMVNNDEVIDRAEQLSMLLNSLWQLGQYEDCYIWSEACLNEAWRNYLNATDEIEQKKWTTAVLNCLTRLEACVSEVSTFVVRYLPASRLTRLVQNLVHIVCYQLDVPENAIEMPLETVLPWILLHHILQHEEDKERAKPIVQQKNKSHDFNNSDSDDEEEDIPASLMLLFTAHEFLGRRSWCCINEAKLLLFVMNVTIPRLKTPQLNHIRDKLWKYVEQVLYCLYAYPSKTNKSKAKYLEEHGVPQMKLTWEAAQQLYDFYKLDVLPAIDDYKVLSISSEMESLFKKITRLVPPESDPALIADDMLAYIRRDREKMPTVSKPLPYQISSIYYLLGDYYFKSSDWSHGIRYYLLDLCLHPLRFNSWAGLAMATGTQLQIRLNSCQTLKNENSFLDKAKIAQYSYQRASELTPGHSVTWIEYGNFVYMVHSFCSRVLKQEAHKLSMEKFEILETRKDTMLELAAHCFLSANRLLNETAGLQDDRWLTYYILGKIAEKKNEDPPVFLENYHKASLFLYENNASYPRKINYSNPHNLSVEALEVYYRIHASILKYLEQHEGKPLKKSLGLLFQQYLKNCANSAFMRYQSKSNLKKGEEDGSDSDSRIISKDTRKIIEYPRHITTLEQCSNSIEEIEIIDKSKDRLEAGKLHDQTKKRSREDTNDPTKRVKLNNISHLQLMQDVVALIDDLITKVCEITHSQETSEEDVVTLTSSDENEDLRSEKHKLNAVERVDTDCTQAKTEESKGNVADSSKAMGEQVDNVVKEENIQDLMDVLMKQAMEISQEETQQSSPDDEDIRKSEGRWLQNEDSSGKEIKQRQEEKKKLPVEVIKDDVALRRRGSQESTTTTQTTTTTETNNSSSSSSDDSSSSDDSSDSDTSSLSDSDSDSDAEKKKKTIEQTEFLTDEEVGTLTAYCLAGLEQCILRFPQHYKSFYRLSHFFFNNKTKDITKCKDLLLGTYNCQFYPGKSFQGLFYERKSSNFFNGVWRIPVEEVDRGGSFASHMSKCITLLMQVLKETNDSDMLMELGSQLSKKPEYDKKYLRDSEREQLSDQAMTLCLQSLRTRVSTMGPPTGAETTSSWKNNSRIQVLLDVYKTYQCVQKHFTNMDVKNVADLLSDTYKSYIGNRNLEGNVLDTATKWCQQQIALNKTAVPISAPTVNAQAASAAIASPIPVTITQLPVTTTFTQYSQSRKPYKTSSSSSGRPRGRPPNINKYHQTMQQNANMFNQFGVKSGFGNYLGQHGSSGLLSSYFMNPLMDTNVLTAMLANMSSNMIDPATLATLNYLNQVGGIGGYQEVIRQYQNSLSTMTSMASGLNAISSTVPNISNVTTMSTASSSANSAGSLGHVGHLGSLANLGNLGNLGNLNNLGNLTMQQYLSLSNTTSSISRTTPIYHQATPKATTTTTTTTMTKEKPNISITPVNTSSTHKSSTKSSKSSSSNDPLSVHTSKSQIVQPPKTATQVSLLKPSVIQQVKSLPPKQMSAPQIRVSKTLTEPQPAHKSSLSHSPVLKSASSTSPSSLPQAAHSGISSSMAMKPLIQMNLPSQGSGTSLQHKLLSKKQHQQAHLSANIVCPPKKQKTAKKLPAIPSSYQNLINSIPNISSMSQAPYLSAELSGISLSQLPPLSGSKGSSSKGTGYRKTSNKSKSAVTDVASTLSNPICQSQSVEAMSVLSQLQQHSHLEIIPQHKSQPKPGMDFPIGLPSSLSVTQQKIIASDPLRPPVTDNMSVYELSRGKPMTTSSSTLKKSEKLKKDGVEIITLDD; from the exons atgattaaaatatcCGCATTGAACGAAGATTCAAGCGAGGAGAGCGAAGACGAGGATGTACCGACGATAACTAAGGAAGCTCAG GAACAAATCGCGCTCACGGAGTACAACAAAGCCTTGGACCTACTTCGACAGAATAGGAACGAAGACGCCTTGACGCTCCTGAAAGATCTTCTTGACACTGAACTATTAGATCAAGTTGAAAAGCCTGAGATTCCCGATGGCAGACCACGGCCAATGCTGTCCCTCAAATATTCTTGTTTTAAAAACATCGGCGCGATACAGGCACAAATGGGAAATTATCAAGACGCGATAGACAATTACTGGGAAGCTACGAATCTCGACGATACAGATGTGATGCTTTGGTACAAACTGGGAACTCTGGCTACGAAGACTTACAACCTTGAATTAGCCTGTTCATCTTTTAAATATGGTTTAAAATGCAATCCTAATCATTGGCCAAGTCTAGATAGCATAATAACTGTCTTGTATGCAGTTCCTGATTATATGAGTTGCcttttatatatttcaatgGCTTTGGAGAGAGATTCCAGTTACATTAAAGGACTGGCCTTcagagataaaattttcaaagatattCCTAGCTTTGAAGAATGCTACAAGGTTTACAATAGCGATTGGGAATTGGACCCGTCAATAGACACAGAATATGATCGCGTTGTTGGAGATAAATTATTGGCAGAGGCTAGAGACCTGGCTGAAAAATGGTCTGAAGCTTGTAGACCAGAATTTTGCCTTAAGCCACTTCCAGATTTGGTCTTAAACAAACCCATCGCTGAGTTGACGTGGCTCAATTTAGGAGAAAGCTTAATCAGCATGCATTCACACATTACAGACAATAATTGTAACTTTGTCAGCCACATTAAGCTCCATATACACCAGGCAGACACAAGAGGAAAAGATGATGGAAATGCCACAGGTGCAAACTGCATCGATGTGGAACCTGGAGGGAATGAGAAACAACAAAACACTGAAAGCGTCATAAATTTTGTTAGGATCGAAGAAACgcataatcaaatttttgaagataaaagCATTATGCTTGTCGACGAAGATGGAGATGAAGTTCAAGCGTTAGATAGTGAAAATGATATCCAAAACGACGCTGATCATTTCGACAGAAAAAATGATACGCCGACTTCTGACCTTAAAGATAACATTGATACTGATATGGAAGTCGATATGGAAGATGAAAGGAAATCATCTTCTAGTGATATTCAAATAATAGAAGATGAAGATCCTTTAAAGATGTTGGATCCAGAAGACCTGCAACTGGAAGAAccaattgttaataaaaagtCGAATCAGATTACCTCAGAGACTGAGActgatttagaaaaattctcaTCTAGTAAATGCAGGGAGCAAGTTGTCAGTTCGGAAGATAAGTCGAGCGAAAAAGAACCGCTCAACGAAAAGTTAGATGAGAAACTAAGTCATAAGTCAGATGGTGCAGCCACAGACAAATCTTTGGATAAACCTTCGAAAACTGAAGATAAATCCAGCGAAAAAACAGACGACAAAGAAGAAGGTAGGAAAGTAAAGAAGCGACGTAGAAGTTCACTTTGTTTTTTGGAACAATGGGCTTGGAGCAGTGGAAGTATGAGGAGGTCGGCACGAGTTCGAAGTTCAAATCGACGCGAGGCGGAACGAGATGATGTTCAGTTAGAAGAATCGCTCAAAAGAATATTCCCCAGTACTTTATT ACCAGACACTGTGCGCCTCAGAAAAGAAAATCCACTGAAATCTATGGAGGATTCAATGGATACAATGGATTTGTACAGACTATTTGCATGTCGTGAAAATGGAAGCAACACTACGGAAGGTTCCAAGAGTTCAGAGAGCTCAAAACCTGGCAGTCCTATATCtaa tGAGAATCAAGAGCTGTACTTTGGCACGGACAAGGAAAAAGCTGATGTGGCAGCATTCATCGCTGAACATACCGAAAAAAGTAATCTAATGATTATTATGGCCaagtttactgaatttttgtGCACAAAATGGAATCATGTCTGGCCCAAAGGATTGCCTGAAGTATATTtggaaacatatgtatttaccAG GCAGCACATTCCGCATCCTTCACCCTTCAATGACGATGCGGacgataatattttaaaacttgATGCCGAGATGACACTTTTGTATGGAGAATTGCATACAGATAGATGGCTGAATAATAAACCAGGCATTTTGCCTAGTTCAAC TGTTGATAAAATGGGCACTGGACTGCCATCCGAGGAGTTGGGTCAAATAATATTCACGAGTGTTCGAGATGATTTGTTCAATGAGCAATACGTGTTATTCTTCTTCAGAGTCCTCTGGTTAAAAGCTAACTTATTTTTGTGCCAAGGGGACACTGATATCGTGATTGAAAGCTTAGAATCG CTATTATGTCATCTAAAGGAATTACAAGGCAAAGGTGACAATATGTTTCTGAAACTTCCGAACTGCAAACATAATTCGTATATAAGCGTTaaatctgttgaaaaaatgCTGATTTCAGTACAAAG AGGCAAAAAACTTCGAGAGATTCAATACTTGCATGAAGAGAAAAAGTATTTCGAGTTAGCTAGCATTTTGCAAGATACATTCAAATTTGCGAAACAACAGAACAAGCTAATGGTAAATAATGATGAAGTTATTGATCGAGCTGAGCAACTTTCGATGCTACTTAATAGCTTGTGGCAGCTTGGACAATATGAG GATTGTTACATCTGGTCAGAGGCATGTCTGAATGAAGCATGGCGCAATTATTTAAATGCCACCGATgaaatagaacaaaaaaagtGGACAACGGCTGTATTAAATTGTCTCACAAGACTCGAGGCTTGTGTTTCAGAAGTCAGTACTTTTGTAG TACGATATCTACCTGCCTCGCGTCTTACGAGATTGGTACAAAATTTGGTTCATATAGTTTGCTACCAACTAGATGTACCGGAAAATGCTATTGAAATGCCTTTGGAAACAGTGTTGCCCTGGATTCTGTTGCATCATATTCTGCAACa TGAGGAAGACAAAGAACGGGCTAAGCCAATAgtacagcaaaaaaataaatcgcaTGATTTTAACAACTCCGACTCtgatgatgaagaagaagacaTTCCTGCTTCGTTAATGCTCTTATTCACGGCTCATGAATTTCTTGGACGACGTTCTTGGTGTTGCATCAACGAAGCAAAGCTATTGCTATTCGTTATGAATGTCACAATACCACGGTTAAAAACGCCTCAACTAAATCATATTAGAGATAAACTTTGGAAATATGTTGAGCAAGTTCTCTACTGCTTGTATGCCTATCCGAGTAAAACCAATAAATCTAAAGCAAAATATTTGGAGGAGCACGGAGTGCCGCAAATGAAATTGACCTGGGAAGCAGCTCAACAGTTATACGATTTCTATAAACTTGATGTATTACCTGCTATAGATGATTACAAGGTACTGTCAATTTCGTCAGAAATGGAGAGccttttcaaaaaaataacacgCTTAGTTCCACCGGAGAGCGATCCAGCCTTAATAGCCGATGACATGTTGGCATATATAaggagagacagagaaaaaatGCCTACTGTCTCAAAACCTTTGCCATATCAGATATCCTCGATCTATTACTTGCTGGGAGACTACTATTTCAAGTCGAGCGATTGGTCGCATGGTATTCGATACTATTTATTGGACTTATGCCTACATCCTCTAAGATTTAATTCATGGGCTGGTCTCGCCATGGCTACTGGTACGCAGCTACAAATCAGATTAAATAGCTGCCAAACCCTTAA AAACGAAAATAGCTTTTTGGACAAAGCTAAAATTGCTCAATATAGTTATCAGCGAGCTAGTGAATTAACTCCTGGACACTCGGTTACCTGGATCGAATATGGAAATTTTGTGTACATGGTTCACTCCTTCTGTTCTCGAGTTCTTAAACAAGAAGCTCACAAGTTGAGTATGGAGAAGTTTGAGATATTGGAAACAAGGAAAGATACGATGCTTGAACTTGCTGCTCATTGTTTCTTATCAGCAAATAGGCTGTTGAATGAAACTGCGGGATTACAGGACGACAGATGGTTGACTTACTATATCCTTGGAAAGATTgccgagaagaaaaatgaagaccCTCCtgtatttttagaaaattatcataag GCCAGTTTATTTCTGTACGAAAACAACGCAAGCTACCCtcgaaaaatcaattacaGCAACCCTCACAACCTTTCTGTTGAAGCATTAGAAGTTTATTATAGAATACACGCGAGTATATTAAAATATCTTGAGCAGCATGAGGGAAAACCTTTGAAAAAATCTCTGGGTTTATTGTTCCAACAGTATTTAAAGAACTGTGCAAATAGTGCCTTCATGAGGTATCAGTCAAAAAGCAATCTTAAGAAAGGGGAAGAAGATGGGTCAGATTCTGATAGTAGAATTATTTCTAAGGATACAAGGAAAATTATCGAGTATCCTCGACACATCACAACATTAGAACAATGTTCGAATAGTATCGAAGAAATTGAGATTATTGATAAATCCAAAGATAGATTAGAAGCTGGTAAGCTGCACGATCAAACCAAGAAACGCTCTAGAGAGGACACAAACGATCCTACAAAAcgagtaaaattaaataatatctCGCATTTACAATTAATGCAAGACGTGGTTGCATTGATAGATGACTTGATAACAAAAGTTTGCGAAATTACTCATTCTCAAGAGACTTCAGAGGAAGACGTCGTCACATTGACATCTAGCGATGAAAATGAGGACTTGAGATCTGAGAAGCATAAATTAAATGCTGTGGAAAGAGTTGACACAGACTGTACACAGGCAAAGACTGAGGAATCCAAAGGCAACGTTGCAGACTCATCAAAGGCAATGGGAGAACAGGTTGATAACGTAgtaaaggaagaaaatattcaggatttgaTGGATGTACTAATGAAACAAGCAATGGAAATAAGCCAAGAAGAAACCCAACAATCATCTCCTGATGATGAAGATATTAGAAAATCTGAAGGAAGGTGGCTACAAAATGAAGATTCCTCA GGCAAAGAAATCAAACAGAgacaagaagagaaaaaaaagttaccgGTTGAAGTAATCAAAGATGATGTGGCTTTGCGCCGCAGAGGATCGCAGGAAAGTACAACTACAACTCAGACGACAACTACAACTGAAACTAATAACTCAAGTTCAAGCAGCAGCGATGATTCGAGCAGCAGTGACGATAGCTCTGATAGTGATACATCCAGTCTCAGTGACAGTGACTCTGACAGTGATgccgaaaagaaaaagaaaacaatcgaACAAACAG AATTTTTAACCGATGAAGAAGTTGGTACTTTAACGGCCTATTGCCTAGCAGGTCTAGAGCAATGCATACTGCGTTTCCCACAACATTACAAATCTTTTTATCGTCTCTCGCActtcttttttaataataaaactaaAGATATTACAAAATGCAAAGATCTACTGTTGGGCACATATAATTGCCAATTTTATCCAGGAAAATCATTCCAAGGTCTTTtctatgaaagaaaaagttccaatttttttaat GGTGTGTGGCGAATTCCTGTCGAGGAAGTTGATAGAGGTGGCAGCTTTGCTTCACATATGTCCAAGTGCATTACGCTTCTTATGCAAGTTCTGAAGGAAACTAATGACAGCGATATGCTTATGGAACTGGGATCACAGCTTTCTAAAAAACCTGAATATGATAA GAAATATTTAAGAGACTCTGAAAGAGAACAACTTTCTGATCAAGCAATGACGTTATGCTTACAATCACTACGCACAAGAGTTTCAACAATGGGTCCTCCTACTGGTGCCGAAACCACGTCCTCGTGGAAAAACAATTCTAGAATACAAGTTCTTCTTGATGTTTACAAAACATATCAATGTGTACAGAAACATTTCACGAATATGGATGTGAAGAATGTTGCCGATCTCTTGTCGGATACTTATAAATCATACATTGGAAATAGG AATCTTGAAGGAAATGTTCTGGACACAGCAACTAAATGGTGTCAACAACAAATAGCTTTGAATAAAACTGCAGTGCCCATTAGTGCTCCGACTGTCAATGCACAAGCTGCGTCAGCTGCTATCGCTAGCCCAATTCCT GTCACAATTACTCAGCTGCCGGTTACGACAACTTTCACGCAGTATTCTCAGAGTCGTAAGCCTTACAAAACTTCATCAAGTAGTTCCGGTCGTCCAAGAGGACGACCACCAAACATCAACAAATATCACCAAACGATGCAACAAAATGCAAACATGTTTAACCAATTCGGTGTGAAAAGCGGTTTTGGCAACTACCTTGGTCAACATGGCAGCTCTGGGCTTCTGAGTTCATATTTCATGAATCCTCTAATGGATACGAATGTTCTAACTGCTATGCTAGCTAACATGAGTAGTAACATGATCGATCCTGCTACATTGGCTACTTTGAATTATCTGAATCAAGTAGGCGGAATCGGAGGGTATCAAGAAGTTATCAGACAGTATCAGAATAGTTTATCCACTATGACTAGTATGGCTAGTGGTTTGAATGCGATTTCAAGTACTGTACCAAACATCAGTAATGTCACAACGATGAGTACCGCAAGTAGTAGTGCTAATTCTGCAGGTAGCTTGGGCCATGTAGGTCACTTGGGGAGTTTGGCAAATCTGGGAAACCTGGGCAATCTGGGCAATCTCAATAATTTGGGAAATCTTACGATGCAACAGTATCTAAGTTTGAGTAATACGACATCGTCTATATCCAGAACTACTCCCATTTATCATCAAGCCACCCCaaaagcaacaacaacaaccacaACGACCACAATGACCAAGGAAAAGCccaatatttcaataactccTGTTAATACTTCATCCACTCACAAATCTTCCACTAAATCCTCTAAAAGCAGCTCCAGCAACGATCCATTGTCAGTTCATACTTCCAAGTCTCAAATTGTCCAGCCACCAAAAACAGCAACACAAGTGTCGCTATTAAAACCTTCGGTAATTCAGCAAGTTAAATCCTTACCACCAAAGCAAATGAGCGCTCCGCAAATTCGAGTTTCCAAAACCCTGACCGAGCCTCAACCTGCGCACAAAAGTTCATTGTCGCATTCACCGGTTTTAAAGAGTGCCAGCTCTACAAGTCCGTCCTCTCTACCCCAGGCTGCACATTCTGGAATCAGCTCATCCATGGCAATGAAACCTCTGATTCAGATGAACTTGCCGTCTCAGGGTTCTGGCACGTCCTTGCAGCATAAATTATTATCTAAGAAACAACATCAACAGGCCCACCTATCAGCAAACATAGTCTGTCCACCCAAAAAGCAGAAAACAGCAAAAAAGCTTCCAGCAATTCCTAGCAGCTAccaaaatttgataaacagTATACCCAACATCTCGTCTATGTCTCAAGCGCCTTATCTTTCTGCAGAATTGAGTGGCATTTCACTTAGCCAACTGCCTCCACTATCCGGATCAAAGGGGTCGAGCTCAAAGGGAACTGGGTACAGAAAAACATCTAATAAATCAAAATCAGCAGTAACAGACGTAGCTAGTACTCTCTCCAACCCCATCTGTCAATCGCAATCCGTAGAAGCGATGTCCGTACTGTCGCAACTCCAACAACATTCCCATTTGGAAATAATTCCGCAGCACAAAAGCCAACCCAAGCCCGGTATGGATTTCCCAATAGGACTACCATCGTCGCTTAGTGTTACTCAACAAAAAATCATCGCTTCCGACCCACTCAGGCCCCCCGTTACTGATAACATGTCTGTGTACGAACTCAGTAGAGGAAAACCCATGACTACATCTAGTagtactttgaaaaaatcagaaaagttgaaaaaagacGGTGTTGAAATAATCACTTTGGATGattag